One genomic region from Flagellimonas oceani encodes:
- a CDS encoding DUF493 family protein: MDNKDTEEFYAKLKDQLLESTSWPSTYLYKFIVPTDEQRISQIQDIFDNTGAVIESKKSKKGNYTSLSITVNLKDPDAVIEKYKEVSVVEGVISL; the protein is encoded by the coding sequence ATGGATAATAAGGATACGGAGGAGTTTTACGCAAAGCTAAAAGATCAGTTGTTGGAAAGCACTAGTTGGCCATCTACATACCTTTATAAATTTATAGTTCCAACGGATGAACAACGGATTTCACAGATACAGGATATTTTTGACAATACCGGAGCTGTAATCGAATCCAAAAAGTCCAAAAAAGGGAATTATACCAGCTTATCCATTACAGTGAACTTAAAAGATCCGGACGCTGTGATAGAAAAATATAAGGAAGTTTCGGTAGTTGAGGGTGTAATTTCTTTGTAG
- a CDS encoding DUF4290 domain-containing protein, translating to MNEIFNLEYNTERPKLFIPEYGRHFQKMVDHAVAIEDRDERNRVAKSIISVMGNLQPHLRDVPDFQHKLWDQLFIMADFKLDVDSPFPITSQEVLQQRPEPLDYPQNHPKYRFYGNNIKRMIDVAVNWEKGDMRSGLEYAIANHMKKCYLVWNKDTVEDSVIFNHLKELSDGQIDLAKSDESLTESGQFLKNKPSRSNNNNNRGKKGQRGRKKRY from the coding sequence TTGAACGAAATATTTAATTTAGAATACAATACAGAGCGTCCAAAACTCTTTATTCCAGAGTATGGCCGGCATTTCCAGAAAATGGTGGATCACGCCGTCGCTATTGAAGACCGCGACGAACGCAATAGAGTGGCCAAATCCATTATTAGCGTAATGGGAAACTTACAGCCCCATTTAAGGGATGTTCCAGACTTTCAGCATAAACTTTGGGACCAATTGTTTATTATGGCGGATTTTAAGTTGGATGTAGATTCCCCTTTTCCGATTACATCACAAGAGGTTCTGCAACAACGCCCAGAGCCGTTGGATTACCCCCAGAACCACCCCAAGTACCGTTTTTACGGAAACAATATCAAAAGAATGATAGATGTGGCCGTAAACTGGGAAAAAGGAGACATGCGTTCAGGTTTGGAATACGCGATCGCCAACCACATGAAGAAGTGCTACTTGGTTTGGAACAAGGATACGGTGGAAGATAGTGTAATCTTCAATCACCTCAAGGAGCTAAGCGATGGACAAATAGATTTGGCAAAAAGCGATGAGAGCCTTACCGAAAGTGGACAGTTCCTTAAGAACAAACCAAGCAGGTCCAACAATAACAACAACAGAGGAAAGAAAGGGCAGAGAGGCCGTAAAAAAAGATATTAA
- the murA gene encoding UDP-N-acetylglucosamine 1-carboxyvinyltransferase: MGTFRIEGGHQLHGEITPQGAKNEALQILCAVLLSEEKITIHNIPDIVDVNKLIALLEDLGVKIQKKGKGSYTFKADDVNLDYLQSAKFKEDGRGLRGSIMLVGPLLARFGKGYIPKPGGDKIGRRRLDTHFEGFIKLGAQFRYNKEDYFYGVEADKLKGTYMLLDEASVTGTANIVMAAVLAEGTTTIYNAACEPYLQQLCKMLNRMGAKISGIGSNLLTIEGVDSLGGTEHTMLPDMIEIGSWIGLAAMTQSELTIKNVSWDDLGVIPNVFRKLGITVERKGDDIFIPKHEDGYEIQNFIDGSILTIADAPWPGLTPDLLSIILVVATQARGEVLIHQKMFESRLFFVDKLIDMGAKIILCDPHRATVIGHDFQSTLKATTMVSPDIRAGVSLLIAALSAKGTSTIHNIEQIDRGYENIDERLRAIGANIVRV; the protein is encoded by the coding sequence ATGGGTACATTTCGAATAGAGGGTGGACACCAATTACATGGTGAAATTACACCTCAAGGGGCAAAGAACGAAGCACTACAGATTCTTTGTGCCGTTTTACTTTCAGAAGAAAAAATTACCATACACAACATACCCGACATCGTAGATGTCAACAAACTCATCGCCCTATTGGAAGACTTGGGCGTTAAAATCCAGAAGAAAGGCAAGGGGTCGTACACTTTTAAGGCCGATGATGTAAACTTGGATTACCTTCAATCTGCCAAATTTAAGGAAGATGGCAGAGGGCTACGGGGATCTATTATGTTGGTTGGCCCACTTTTGGCAAGATTCGGAAAAGGATACATCCCAAAACCTGGAGGAGATAAGATTGGTAGAAGAAGGTTGGATACCCATTTTGAAGGTTTTATCAAACTTGGAGCGCAGTTCCGATACAATAAAGAGGACTATTTTTACGGAGTTGAAGCCGATAAGCTCAAGGGAACCTATATGCTTTTGGACGAAGCATCGGTAACCGGAACGGCCAATATTGTAATGGCCGCTGTTTTGGCAGAGGGCACCACTACGATTTACAATGCGGCCTGTGAACCTTATCTTCAGCAATTATGTAAAATGTTGAACCGCATGGGGGCCAAAATCTCAGGAATCGGTTCCAATTTGTTGACCATTGAAGGAGTTGACTCGTTAGGTGGTACCGAGCACACCATGTTGCCCGATATGATAGAAATCGGTAGCTGGATCGGGTTGGCTGCCATGACCCAAAGCGAACTCACCATCAAAAATGTCAGTTGGGACGATTTGGGCGTAATTCCGAATGTGTTCCGTAAGCTGGGAATAACCGTGGAAAGAAAGGGAGATGATATTTTTATCCCAAAACACGAAGATGGCTACGAAATTCAGAATTTTATAGATGGCTCCATTCTCACCATAGCCGATGCACCTTGGCCGGGACTTACCCCGGATTTGTTGAGCATTATTTTGGTTGTGGCCACCCAAGCAAGGGGAGAAGTCCTTATCCATCAGAAAATGTTCGAAAGCCGATTGTTCTTTGTGGACAAACTTATTGATATGGGCGCAAAAATCATTCTCTGCGACCCACACAGGGCCACCGTAATTGGACATGATTTCCAATCCACATTAAAGGCAACTACCATGGTATCCCCCGATATTAGGGCAGGAGTGTCCCTTTTGATTGCGGCACTGTCCGCCAAGGGAACTTCCACCATACATAATATCGAACAGATTGATCGTGGTTACGAAAACATCGATGAGCGCTTGCGTGCCATCGGGGCCAATATTGTAAGGGTGTAA
- a CDS encoding pirin family protein gives MKNPVIQTFPLSSPWQTLDPFLFSVYHLDHFPKGNGEMGPDESLLKGRSLGSDFNPSAKWRMYHGQTIPGFPFHPHCGFETITIVNKGFCDHSDSLGAAGRFGKGDVQWMTAGRGVQHSEMFPLLKDDEENTLELFQIWLNLPKVGKFVDPHFKMLWNEDIPIIEEGNAKIKVVAGTYKNVNPINPAPDSWAANPENEVAVWNIHVDADSEYMLPKANSSEVNRVLYFYEGDEIRIGDKKINPNFGIVLDPTQDVNIKIGSETAQIMVLQGKPIGEPVAKYGPFVMNTQEEIQKVMEEYRLTQFGGWPWPHPDNVHDKDRGRFALYPDGKLVEK, from the coding sequence ATGAAAAATCCTGTTATACAAACCTTTCCGTTAAGTTCACCTTGGCAAACCTTGGACCCATTTTTGTTCAGTGTATACCATTTGGACCATTTTCCCAAAGGAAATGGAGAGATGGGGCCAGATGAATCCTTGCTCAAAGGGAGAAGTCTGGGAAGCGATTTTAATCCCAGTGCCAAATGGCGCATGTACCACGGTCAGACGATTCCGGGGTTTCCTTTCCATCCTCACTGTGGTTTTGAAACCATCACCATCGTGAATAAGGGATTTTGCGACCATTCCGATTCCCTAGGTGCCGCTGGTAGATTTGGCAAGGGCGATGTGCAATGGATGACGGCCGGAAGAGGTGTACAGCATTCGGAAATGTTCCCCTTGTTAAAAGATGATGAGGAGAATACGCTGGAGCTGTTTCAAATTTGGTTGAACCTTCCCAAAGTTGGAAAGTTTGTGGACCCACACTTTAAAATGCTCTGGAACGAGGATATTCCGATTATTGAAGAGGGAAACGCGAAAATAAAAGTAGTTGCAGGCACCTACAAAAATGTGAATCCAATTAACCCCGCACCGGATTCATGGGCCGCAAATCCCGAGAACGAGGTAGCGGTTTGGAACATTCATGTGGATGCAGATTCAGAGTACATGTTGCCAAAAGCAAATTCTTCGGAAGTAAATCGCGTGTTATATTTTTATGAAGGGGACGAAATCCGTATCGGGGACAAAAAAATCAATCCAAATTTTGGAATTGTTCTGGACCCGACACAAGATGTAAACATCAAAATAGGTTCGGAAACAGCTCAAATTATGGTGTTACAAGGAAAACCCATTGGTGAACCCGTTGCCAAATACGGACCTTTTGTGATGAACACCCAAGAAGAAATTCAAAAAGTGATGGAAGAATACCGTCTTACACAGTTTGGTGGATGGCCATGGCCACATCCGGACAATGTGCACGATAAGGACAGGGGTCGTTTTGCACTTTACCCTGATGGAAAATTGGTCGAGAAATAA